A portion of the Oscillospiraceae bacterium genome contains these proteins:
- the lysS gene encoding lysine--tRNA ligase, protein MEEQKKNPAQGLSESEQVQVRRQKLADLQAAGHDPFTLTKYPQDAYSADLKEEFKDLPNETDSGKHIALAGRMMSKRVMGKASFAHLRDDKGDIQLYVRRDELGDEPYAAFKKLDVGDIIGVKGEVFRTKTGELSVRATELTLLAKSLRPLPEKFHGLTDTEMRYRQRYVDLIANPEVKDTFVKRSQILKEIRAYLDEKGFLEVDTPILTPFEIGASARPFYTHHNSLNMDMVLRIETELYLKRLIVGGMDRVYEVGRIFRNEGMDPKHNPEFTSIELYQAFTDFHGMMDLVEELYKRLAQKICGSMVIPYQGKQIDMGHWERLTMIEAVKKYSGVDFNDWQTDEDAIAAAKEHHVELPEVPTKGAILAEFFDAFVEDKLIQPTFIYDYPVEISPLAKRKPDDPAFTERFEYFIDCTEYGNAFSELNDPIDQKGRFERQVAERKAIEPDCKAQVDYDYVNALEYGLPPTGGLGFGVDRLVMLLTDSASIRDVLLFPTMKPIEQ, encoded by the coding sequence GTCATGACCCCTTTACCCTGACCAAGTACCCGCAGGACGCCTACTCGGCCGACCTGAAGGAAGAATTCAAGGACCTGCCCAACGAGACCGACAGCGGCAAGCACATTGCTCTGGCCGGCCGCATGATGTCCAAGCGCGTGATGGGCAAGGCCAGCTTTGCCCACCTGCGCGACGACAAGGGCGACATCCAGCTGTATGTCCGCCGCGACGAGCTGGGCGATGAGCCCTACGCCGCCTTCAAGAAGCTGGACGTGGGCGATATCATCGGCGTCAAGGGCGAGGTGTTCCGCACCAAGACCGGCGAGCTGAGCGTGCGCGCCACCGAGCTGACCCTGCTGGCCAAGAGCCTGCGTCCCCTGCCCGAGAAGTTCCACGGCCTGACTGACACCGAGATGCGGTATCGCCAGCGCTATGTGGACCTGATCGCCAACCCCGAGGTCAAGGACACCTTCGTCAAGCGCAGCCAGATCCTGAAGGAGATCCGCGCTTATCTGGACGAGAAGGGCTTCCTCGAAGTGGACACCCCCATCCTGACCCCCTTTGAGATCGGTGCCTCGGCCCGCCCCTTCTACACCCATCACAACAGCCTGAACATGGACATGGTGCTGCGCATCGAGACCGAGCTGTACCTCAAGCGCCTGATCGTGGGCGGCATGGACCGCGTATATGAAGTGGGCCGCATCTTCCGCAACGAGGGCATGGACCCCAAGCACAACCCGGAGTTCACCTCCATTGAGCTGTACCAGGCCTTTACCGATTTCCACGGCATGATGGATCTGGTGGAAGAGCTGTACAAGCGTCTGGCTCAGAAGATCTGCGGCAGCATGGTCATCCCCTATCAGGGCAAGCAGATCGACATGGGCCACTGGGAGCGCCTGACCATGATCGAGGCCGTGAAGAAGTATTCCGGCGTGGACTTCAACGACTGGCAGACCGACGAGGACGCCATTGCCGCCGCCAAGGAGCACCATGTGGAGCTGCCTGAGGTGCCCACCAAGGGTGCCATTCTGGCCGAGTTCTTCGACGCCTTTGTCGAGGACAAGCTGATCCAGCCCACCTTCATCTACGACTACCCCGTGGAGATCAGCCCCCTGGCCAAGCGCAAGCCGGATGACCCCGCCTTCACCGAGCGCTTTGAGTATTTCATCGACTGCACCGAGTACGGCAACGCCTTCAGCGAGCTGAACGACCCCATCGACCAGAAGGGCCGCTTCGAGCGTCAGGTGGCTGAGCGCAAGGCCATCGAGCCGGACTGCAAGGCCCAGGTGGACTACGACTACGTCAACGCCCTGGAGTACGGCCTGCCCCCCACGGGCGGCCTGGGCTTTGGCGTGGACCGTCTGGTCATGCTGCTGACCGATAGCGCCTCCATCCGCGACGTGCTGCTGTTCCCCACGATGAAGCCGATTGAGCAGTAA
- a CDS encoding metalloregulator ArsR/SmtB family transcription factor: protein MNAMDVALICKALGDANRLEIVKMLSDGEKCGCKLLERFEITQPTLSHHMKILMECGLVNARKDGKWQHYSLNCETLTQFKEFIEGLTCCGCGSNSEGGCCS from the coding sequence ATGAATGCTATGGATGTGGCTTTGATCTGCAAGGCGCTGGGCGATGCGAACCGGCTGGAAATCGTAAAGATGCTGTCGGACGGTGAGAAGTGCGGCTGTAAGCTGCTGGAACGGTTTGAAATTACCCAGCCGACCCTCTCTCACCACATGAAGATTCTGATGGAGTGCGGACTAGTGAATGCCCGCAAGGATGGCAAGTGGCAGCACTACTCCCTGAACTGCGAAACCCTGACCCAGTTCAAAGAATTTATAGAGGGACTGACCTGCTGCGGCTGCGGCTCTAATAGCGAAGGGGGGTGCTGCTCCTGA
- a CDS encoding permease — MGKFITDQILGMKWLNTLIGNLLGTLGLDATSRIGGSIQFFLYDVIKITVLLCVLIYLISYIQSYFPPERSKKIMGRFHGIWANCIAALLGTVTPFCSCSSIPLFIGFTSAGLPLGVTFSFLISSPMVDLGSLVLLMSIFGVKVAILYVVLGLVIAVAGGTLIEKLHMENQVEEFIRRASAVDIASPTLTQKERLVYAKDQVAETFKKVFPYILIGVGIGAVIHNWIPESWVVAVLGSHNPFGVILATIIGIPMYADIFGTIPIAEALLGKGAQLGTVLAFMMGVTTLSLPSMIMLRKAVKPKLLGVFIAICALGIIVVGYLFNLFQGFIL; from the coding sequence ATGGGCAAGTTTATCACCGATCAAATCCTCGGCATGAAGTGGCTGAATACGCTGATTGGAAATCTACTCGGCACATTGGGATTGGACGCAACAAGCCGAATCGGTGGGAGCATTCAGTTCTTCCTCTATGATGTGATTAAGATCACCGTGCTGCTCTGTGTGCTGATTTATCTGATCTCCTACATTCAGAGTTATTTTCCGCCGGAACGCAGTAAGAAAATTATGGGGCGGTTTCACGGTATCTGGGCAAACTGCATCGCAGCCCTGCTCGGCACGGTAACACCGTTCTGCTCCTGCTCGTCCATTCCACTGTTTATCGGATTTACCAGTGCCGGACTGCCGCTGGGTGTGACCTTCTCATTCCTGATTTCATCGCCTATGGTGGACTTGGGAAGTCTTGTTCTTCTGATGAGTATTTTCGGGGTAAAGGTTGCGATTCTCTATGTGGTGCTGGGGCTTGTGATTGCTGTGGCTGGCGGTACGCTGATTGAAAAGCTGCACATGGAAAATCAGGTGGAGGAATTTATCCGCAGGGCATCTGCCGTGGACATTGCCTCCCCAACACTGACGCAGAAGGAACGGCTGGTTTATGCCAAGGATCAGGTAGCGGAAACCTTCAAGAAGGTCTTTCCGTACATTCTCATCGGCGTAGGCATCGGGGCTGTCATTCACAACTGGATTCCCGAAAGCTGGGTTGTGGCGGTTCTTGGCAGCCATAACCCCTTCGGCGTAATATTAGCAACCATCATCGGCATTCCTATGTATGCCGATATTTTCGGAACGATTCCCATTGCTGAGGCTTTGCTTGGAAAAGGCGCACAGCTTGGTACGGTGCTTGCCTTTATGATGGGCGTCACTACGCTGTCCCTGCCGTCAATGATCATGCTGCGCAAGGCAGTTAAGCCGAAGCTGCTGGGTGTTTTTATCGCTATCTGCGCTTTGGGCATTATCGTTGTAGGCTACTTATTCAACCTGTTTCAGGGGTTCATTTTATAA
- a CDS encoding arsenate reductase ArsC, with the protein MTKPKVAFICVHNSCRSQIAEALGKALASDVFESYSAGTETKPQINQDAVRLMKKLYGIDMEQTQYSKLISDIPEPDIAISMGCNVGCPFIGRPFDDNWGLEDPTGKDDAAFKDVIMQIHQNIIALKNRLQTI; encoded by the coding sequence ATGACCAAACCAAAAGTTGCATTTATCTGTGTCCATAACTCCTGCCGCAGCCAGATTGCGGAGGCATTGGGCAAAGCACTGGCGTCCGACGTGTTTGAAAGCTATTCTGCCGGAACGGAAACCAAGCCGCAAATCAATCAGGATGCCGTGCGGTTGATGAAGAAGCTTTATGGCATCGACATGGAGCAGACGCAGTATTCTAAGCTGATTTCGGATATTCCAGAACCGGATATCGCCATCTCCATGGGCTGCAATGTGGGATGTCCTTTTATTGGTAGACCATTTGATGATAACTGGGGATTGGAAGACCCGACTGGAAAAGATGATGCTGCGTTTAAGGATGTGATCATGCAGATCCATCAAAATATCATAGCATTGAAAAATCGCCTTCAAACTATATAA
- a CDS encoding phage/plasmid primase, P4 family — protein sequence MSNFTPAWFKKGFFNESLFCDDFLSTHQLLYSNGAFFTPDGRMVDPMPLRCEIFEMMREYVGANLAKKVTNVVDVLKLATQVEDFPPVTDRIALANGTLYLDGTFQEGKPEIVRNRLPVRYDPKAPHPSHWLRFLSDLLYPEDIPTVQEFIGYCLIPSNKGQRMMVIKGSGGEGKSQIGVVLSRLFGCNMKDGSIGKISENRFARADLEHTLLCVDDDMRMEALRQTNYVKSIVTAQGQMDLERKGKQSYQGWMYARLLAFSNGDLQALYDRSDGFYRRQLILTTKDKPLSRVDDPDVAEKMAAEVEGILLWAFEGLQRLVKNGFQFTESDRAKRNRELVKRDNNNVFDFLESEGYIRLKADACTSSKELYEIYRMWCEENNLNAIKARGFSDALIVNQRRYNLESTNNIVNASGRRVRGFVGIEALVQPDLTPNSWRA from the coding sequence ATGAGTAATTTTACCCCTGCATGGTTCAAGAAAGGCTTTTTCAACGAATCCCTGTTCTGTGACGATTTTCTGAGCACCCACCAGCTGCTTTACTCGAACGGCGCATTTTTCACCCCGGACGGCAGAATGGTGGACCCCATGCCCCTGCGCTGTGAGATCTTCGAGATGATGCGTGAATACGTCGGGGCAAACCTTGCCAAGAAGGTCACCAATGTGGTAGACGTGCTGAAACTGGCAACACAGGTGGAGGACTTCCCACCTGTCACTGACCGCATTGCGCTGGCAAACGGCACCCTGTATCTGGACGGCACTTTTCAGGAGGGCAAGCCGGAGATCGTCCGCAACCGGCTCCCGGTCAGGTATGACCCGAAAGCTCCGCATCCCTCCCATTGGCTGCGGTTCCTGTCCGACCTGCTCTACCCGGAGGATATCCCCACGGTGCAGGAATTCATCGGCTACTGCCTGATCCCCAGCAACAAGGGACAGCGCATGATGGTCATCAAGGGCAGCGGCGGCGAGGGCAAATCGCAGATCGGCGTGGTGCTGTCCCGGCTGTTCGGCTGCAATATGAAGGATGGCAGCATCGGCAAAATTTCGGAGAACCGCTTTGCCCGTGCCGATCTGGAGCACACTCTGCTCTGCGTGGACGATGATATGCGGATGGAAGCCCTGCGTCAAACCAACTATGTCAAGTCCATCGTGACCGCACAGGGACAGATGGACTTGGAGCGCAAGGGCAAGCAAAGCTATCAGGGCTGGATGTACGCCCGCCTGCTGGCGTTCAGCAATGGCGATTTGCAGGCATTGTATGACCGCTCGGACGGTTTCTATCGCCGTCAGCTCATCCTGACCACCAAGGACAAGCCCTTGTCCCGTGTGGATGACCCGGACGTTGCCGAGAAGATGGCAGCAGAAGTCGAGGGCATCCTGCTGTGGGCATTTGAGGGCTTGCAGCGGCTGGTGAAAAACGGTTTTCAGTTCACCGAGAGCGACCGTGCCAAGCGCAACCGGGAACTGGTGAAGCGGGACAACAACAATGTGTTCGATTTCCTCGAATCCGAGGGCTACATCCGCCTGAAGGCGGATGCCTGCACCAGCTCGAAAGAGCTGTATGAGATTTACAGGATGTGGTGTGAGGAGAATAACCTGAACGCGATCAAGGCCAGAGGGTTCAGCGATGCGCTGATCGTCAACCAGCGCAGGTACAATCTGGAATCCACCAACAACATCGTCAATGCGTCTGGACGGCGTGTCCGGGGCTTTGTGGGCATCGAAGCCCTTGTGCAGCCCGACCTTACCCCCAACAGTTGGCGGGCATGA
- a CDS encoding excisionase yields the protein MRQQDGGTKSRQVPIWQKSNLTLEEAAAYSGIGINKLRSMTDSDECKFVLWNGTKRLIKRRKLDEYLDTAFSI from the coding sequence TTGCGTCAGCAAGATGGAGGGACTAAGTCCCGACAAGTTCCGATTTGGCAAAAGAGTAATCTGACCTTGGAGGAAGCGGCGGCTTACTCTGGGATCGGTATCAATAAACTGCGGTCAATGACCGATAGCGATGAATGCAAATTCGTCCTTTGGAACGGAACCAAACGGCTGATTAAACGCCGTAAGCTGGACGAATATCTGGACACGGCATTCTCAATCTGA
- a CDS encoding site-specific integrase, translating to MQRRKDNKGRVLKDGEVYRKSDGLYMYRWTAKNGKRHTIYDATLEGLREKEEKIQRDLAEGIRIPECSLTLNDLFELWRKNKVGLKEHTFANYVYMYNRFVRDEIGMMKLKDIRKSDVRSYYNGIVRNGKMALNTLETIQNVLHQVFAVAVDDEYIRVNPTDGVLTAIKAAHQYETPKRHALTLPQQQAFLNFIKKTPKFQHWLPMFTFMLGTGCRISETVGLCWGDIDFESGFITIQHNLVYHDHEVGGCYFTMSTPKTAAGKRAIPILPEVRKALEQERTNQQELELVCEYEIDGISDFVFLNRFGQPQNPQTVNRAIKRISVAYNEAELEKAEKEKREPQLLPPFSCHNLRHTFCTRLCENETNLKIIQDIMGHKDISTTMEIYAEATKEAKAHSFANLNGKLGISV from the coding sequence ATGCAAAGACGTAAAGATAATAAAGGCCGTGTTTTGAAGGATGGCGAGGTCTACCGTAAGAGTGACGGGCTGTATATGTACCGTTGGACTGCGAAAAACGGAAAACGCCATACCATCTATGATGCAACCTTGGAAGGGCTGCGCGAAAAGGAAGAGAAGATACAGCGCGACTTGGCAGAGGGCATCCGCATCCCGGAGTGCAGCCTGACCCTGAATGACTTGTTTGAACTGTGGCGTAAGAACAAGGTGGGCTTGAAAGAGCATACCTTCGCCAATTACGTTTATATGTACAATCGGTTCGTTCGGGATGAGATCGGCATGATGAAGCTCAAGGACATTCGCAAGTCGGATGTCCGCAGCTACTACAATGGCATCGTCCGCAATGGCAAGATGGCGTTGAACACGCTGGAAACCATCCAGAATGTTCTTCATCAGGTCTTTGCGGTGGCGGTGGACGATGAGTACATCCGTGTGAATCCCACGGATGGTGTCCTGACGGCTATAAAAGCCGCCCACCAGTACGAAACGCCCAAACGCCACGCTCTGACCCTGCCCCAACAGCAGGCGTTTCTGAATTTCATCAAGAAAACGCCGAAGTTCCAGCACTGGCTCCCGATGTTCACCTTCATGCTGGGTACCGGATGCCGCATCTCGGAAACGGTTGGCCTGTGCTGGGGTGACATCGACTTCGAGAGTGGGTTTATCACCATCCAGCACAATCTGGTGTACCATGACCACGAGGTGGGCGGCTGCTATTTCACCATGTCCACCCCCAAGACTGCCGCTGGTAAGCGGGCAATTCCGATCTTGCCCGAAGTGCGGAAGGCACTGGAGCAGGAGCGCACCAACCAGCAGGAGCTGGAACTGGTATGCGAATACGAAATCGACGGAATCTCGGACTTCGTATTCCTGAACCGCTTCGGCCAGCCGCAGAATCCGCAGACGGTTAACCGCGCCATCAAGCGCATCAGCGTGGCATACAACGAAGCCGAACTGGAAAAGGCCGAAAAGGAAAAGCGGGAGCCGCAGCTGCTGCCGCCCTTCTCCTGCCATAATCTCCGGCACACGTTCTGCACCCGGCTGTGCGAAAATGAGACCAACCTGAAGATCATTCAGGACATCATGGGACACAAGGACATCAGCACCACGATGGAGATTTACGCGGAAGCCACCAAGGAAGCCAAAGCCCATTCCTTTGCAAATCTGAACGGTAAACTGGGCATTTCGGTCTGA
- a CDS encoding DUF6061 family protein has translation MNKLLSCCYNMDTNRMEARFADGSAVAIDCIAIEDEYGNTPAQRAELDWLLYNRPLEYAQLVLSDKMEHYLSLGCEHGRLED, from the coding sequence ATGAACAAACTGCTTTCCTGCTGCTACAACATGGACACCAACCGGATGGAAGCTCGATTTGCGGACGGCTCTGCCGTTGCCATCGACTGCATCGCCATAGAGGACGAATATGGCAACACCCCGGCACAGCGGGCAGAGCTGGATTGGCTGCTGTACAACAGGCCTCTGGAGTACGCGCAGCTTGTGCTGAGTGATAAGATGGAGCATTATCTTTCCCTTGGCTGCGAACACGGCAGATTAGAGGATTAA
- a CDS encoding glycoside hydrolase family 32 protein encodes MPSEILNKARAYEAKHGAAISPAERPAYHMTPYVGWLNDPNGFSYYKGKYHQFYQYNPYDVRWAPMHWGHAVSTDLLHWEYLPCALAPDSPADNGPGCFSGSATEMDDGKQLLMYTSVVAEKQPNGEMRDIQTQSIAIGDGLNYEKPACNPVLTQKDLPEGFSKFDFRDPKIWREADGTYSVVTVCLAEDGSGAAALFQSKDGFDWHFVTVLERCNNQYGKMWECPDFFPLDGKQVLMLGPMEMLPKGEFHNGHNVIAFIGSYDEATHTFTKENVQLMDGGIDFYATQTTLAPDGRRIMTAWLQTWSDTEDKPKGCKWFGQTICPRELHIEDGRILQTPVRELDAVHGKRTFHENVTVQGETTLEGIKGRVADLTVTVQPGEYRSFTLKLAADADHHTSLTYDPYTSQLTLDRSYAGSRADIVHTRSCKVRSQNGALKLRILLDKNSIEVFVNDGEQTMTAWIYTPQSADGITFAADGKATITAEQFELNL; translated from the coding sequence ATGCCAAGTGAAATTTTGAACAAAGCCCGTGCCTACGAGGCCAAGCACGGCGCTGCCATTTCCCCGGCGGAACGCCCTGCCTACCACATGACTCCTTATGTGGGCTGGCTGAACGACCCAAACGGCTTCTCTTATTATAAAGGGAAGTATCACCAGTTCTATCAGTATAACCCCTACGATGTGCGGTGGGCGCCCATGCACTGGGGTCATGCCGTCAGCACAGACCTGCTGCACTGGGAGTATCTGCCCTGTGCGCTCGCACCGGATTCCCCGGCAGACAATGGCCCCGGCTGTTTCTCCGGCTCTGCCACCGAGATGGACGACGGCAAGCAGCTGCTGATGTACACCAGCGTGGTGGCAGAAAAGCAGCCCAATGGGGAGATGCGGGATATCCAGACCCAGAGCATTGCCATTGGTGACGGTCTCAACTACGAAAAGCCTGCCTGCAACCCGGTGCTGACCCAGAAGGATCTGCCGGAAGGCTTCAGTAAGTTTGATTTCCGGGACCCCAAGATCTGGCGTGAGGCCGATGGCACCTACTCTGTCGTCACCGTCTGCCTGGCCGAGGACGGCAGCGGCGCAGCGGCACTGTTCCAGAGCAAGGACGGCTTCGACTGGCACTTTGTCACGGTGCTGGAACGCTGCAACAATCAGTACGGCAAAATGTGGGAGTGCCCGGACTTCTTCCCGCTGGACGGCAAACAGGTCTTGATGCTCGGCCCCATGGAGATGCTGCCCAAGGGCGAGTTCCACAACGGTCACAACGTGATTGCCTTCATCGGCAGCTACGACGAAGCCACCCACACTTTCACCAAGGAAAATGTGCAGCTGATGGATGGCGGCATCGACTTCTACGCCACCCAGACCACCCTTGCCCCGGATGGCCGCCGCATCATGACCGCATGGCTGCAGACATGGTCGGACACCGAGGATAAGCCCAAGGGCTGCAAGTGGTTCGGGCAGACCATCTGCCCGCGCGAACTGCACATCGAGGACGGACGCATTCTTCAGACCCCGGTGCGGGAGCTGGATGCCGTCCACGGCAAGCGCACTTTCCACGAAAATGTGACGGTGCAAGGCGAAACAACGCTGGAGGGCATCAAGGGCCGTGTGGCCGACCTGACCGTCACGGTGCAGCCCGGCGAATACCGCTCCTTCACCCTGAAGCTGGCCGCCGATGCAGACCATCACACCAGCCTGACCTACGACCCCTACACCTCGCAGCTGACGCTGGATCGCAGCTATGCCGGTTCCCGTGCCGACATCGTGCATACCCGCAGCTGCAAGGTACGCAGCCAGAACGGTGCGCTCAAGCTCCGCATCCTGCTGGATAAGAACAGCATCGAAGTTTTTGTCAATGACGGTGAGCAGACCATGACTGCATGGATCTACACGCCCCAGTCTGCCGACGGCATCACCTTTGCTGCCGATGGCAAAGCAACAATCACGGCAGAACAGTTTGAACTGAATCTGTAA
- a CDS encoding substrate-binding domain-containing protein produces the protein MKKMISRRNFLKVCAVAGSAVALSACGGSKKAAAPDPSNTDQTSFDIVGGQSALSPGYNDNEVLKKLADNVGVKLNYETMSDSLSEQVNIRIAGDQLPDAFMGVGFSNYDIANYGADGTFLDLTPYINAEIMPNLTKILDEHPNIRAAITMSDGCIYGLPAAEQMGTAGIGDDEDYSIFTIPQFSMINKRWLDELGLAVPTTLDELHTALKAFKDNDMSAKVYGNAPGSTIPMSTGFDEWCWGQNIFYAGFGFTNWPNDVCNDLVLQKDGKCRFVCAEDNYRKAVTYFHDWYAEGLMDVEMFSQDTNQLLAKGAQGYLGVSTWWYIEELMGDYAKDYVFLPVLDGPDGTHNVTVRTGGGTNSGNLNVTNKCQSPANLLKFFDQWYDGETVMQLQYGPIGVFFTEQDANGKWKSITEEEAKAKYNKGAGELKSTYEVWGPKLILSEYYDKYFYMEDRAIERLTDLKDFWMPFVDDTTTYPIDCVFTSEELDTIDRYRADFENAVSEQEGLWLKDGGPSDSEWAAYLDTLTNSCGMDKLLAAYQGAYDRYKANA, from the coding sequence ATGAAAAAGATGATCTCTCGCCGCAATTTCCTGAAGGTTTGTGCCGTTGCCGGTTCTGCCGTGGCACTGTCTGCCTGCGGCGGCAGCAAAAAGGCCGCTGCACCCGATCCTTCCAACACCGACCAGACCAGCTTTGACATCGTGGGCGGTCAGTCCGCCCTGAGCCCCGGCTACAACGACAACGAGGTGCTGAAGAAGCTGGCAGATAACGTGGGCGTTAAACTCAACTACGAGACCATGAGCGACTCCCTCAGCGAGCAGGTGAACATCCGCATTGCAGGCGACCAGCTGCCGGACGCCTTTATGGGTGTGGGCTTCTCCAACTACGATATCGCCAACTATGGTGCAGACGGCACCTTCCTGGACCTGACCCCCTATATCAACGCCGAGATCATGCCCAACCTGACCAAGATCCTGGACGAGCACCCCAACATCCGTGCAGCTATCACCATGAGCGACGGCTGCATCTACGGTCTGCCCGCTGCCGAGCAGATGGGCACTGCCGGCATCGGTGACGACGAAGATTACAGCATCTTCACCATTCCGCAGTTCTCCATGATCAACAAGCGCTGGCTGGACGAGCTGGGGCTGGCAGTGCCCACCACGCTGGACGAGCTGCACACCGCCCTGAAGGCCTTCAAAGACAACGATATGTCCGCCAAGGTCTACGGCAATGCACCCGGCAGCACCATCCCCATGTCCACCGGCTTTGACGAGTGGTGCTGGGGTCAGAACATCTTCTACGCAGGCTTCGGATTCACCAACTGGCCCAACGATGTGTGCAACGATCTGGTTCTGCAGAAGGACGGCAAGTGCCGCTTTGTCTGCGCCGAGGACAACTACCGCAAGGCGGTCACCTACTTCCACGACTGGTACGCCGAGGGTCTGATGGACGTGGAGATGTTCAGTCAGGATACCAACCAGCTGCTGGCTAAGGGCGCACAGGGCTATCTGGGCGTTTCCACCTGGTGGTACATCGAGGAACTGATGGGCGATTACGCCAAGGACTATGTGTTCCTGCCCGTGCTGGACGGCCCGGACGGCACTCACAACGTCACCGTGCGTACCGGCGGCGGTACCAACAGCGGCAACCTGAACGTGACCAACAAGTGCCAGAGCCCCGCCAACCTGCTGAAGTTCTTTGACCAGTGGTATGACGGCGAGACCGTGATGCAGCTGCAGTACGGCCCCATCGGCGTGTTCTTCACCGAGCAGGACGCCAACGGCAAGTGGAAGTCTATCACCGAGGAAGAAGCCAAGGCAAAGTACAACAAGGGTGCCGGTGAGCTGAAATCCACCTACGAGGTCTGGGGTCCCAAGCTGATCCTCAGCGAGTACTACGACAAGTACTTCTACATGGAGGACCGCGCCATCGAGCGTCTGACCGACCTGAAGGACTTCTGGATGCCCTTTGTGGACGACACCACCACCTACCCCATCGACTGCGTGTTCACCAGCGAGGAACTGGACACCATTGACCGCTACCGTGCAGATTTTGAGAATGCAGTCTCTGAGCAGGAAGGTCTGTGGCTGAAGGACGGTGGCCCCTCCGACAGCGAGTGGGCAGCCTATCTGGACACCCTGACCAATAGCTGCGGCATGGATAAGCTGCTGGCAGCTTACCAGGGCGCATACGACCGCTACAAGGCGAACGCCTGA
- a CDS encoding carbohydrate ABC transporter permease, whose protein sequence is MAKNIAASRQKKPSGLSDKVSDIVLVVICAAIMLIVAYPLYYVLVASFSDPYDVYAGKTFLLPSQFTLKGYQAVFADSALFSGFINSIKYTVIGTIYSVVMIYLVAYPLSVKDLPGRKYISLFFVITMYFGGGLVPTYLIVKQTGLLGSMWALFLPGVVAVGNVIIVRNFFENNIPRELLEAAEIDGASKWTVFVKMVIPLSRSIMAVMVVYSMVAYWNDWFTALIYLRADQAPLPLVLRNILIKSSTSASQSSMVAGGFAELNKLTEMIKFASIIVAAAPMLIVYPFVQKYFEKGFMAGAVKG, encoded by the coding sequence ATGGCAAAAAACATTGCAGCATCCCGTCAAAAGAAGCCCAGCGGTCTGTCCGATAAGGTCAGCGACATCGTTCTGGTGGTCATCTGCGCCGCCATCATGCTCATTGTGGCTTACCCGCTGTACTACGTCCTCGTGGCGTCCTTCTCAGACCCCTACGACGTGTACGCCGGCAAGACCTTCCTGCTGCCCAGCCAGTTCACCCTGAAGGGCTATCAGGCTGTGTTTGCAGACAGTGCGCTGTTCTCCGGTTTTATAAACAGCATCAAGTACACCGTCATCGGCACCATCTACTCGGTGGTCATGATCTATCTTGTGGCTTACCCCCTGAGCGTGAAGGATCTGCCCGGGCGCAAGTACATCAGCCTGTTCTTCGTCATCACCATGTACTTCGGCGGCGGTCTGGTGCCTACTTACCTCATCGTCAAGCAGACCGGTCTGCTGGGCAGTATGTGGGCACTGTTCCTGCCTGGTGTCGTGGCGGTCGGCAATGTCATCATCGTCCGCAACTTCTTTGAAAACAACATCCCCCGGGAACTGCTGGAAGCCGCCGAGATCGATGGTGCCTCCAAGTGGACCGTCTTTGTAAAGATGGTCATTCCTCTGAGCCGCTCCATCATGGCCGTTATGGTGGTGTACAGCATGGTGGCCTACTGGAACGACTGGTTCACCGCTCTGATTTACCTGAGAGCTGATCAGGCTCCGCTGCCGCTGGTGCTGCGCAATATCCTGATCAAGAGCTCCACCAGTGCCAGCCAATCCTCCATGGTAGCGGGTGGCTTTGCGGAGCTGAATAAGCTGACCGAAATGATCAAGTTTGCTTCCATCATCGTGGCAGCTGCCCCCATGCTGATCGTTTACCCCTTTGTACAGAAGTATTTTGAAAAAGGCTTCATGGCAGGTGCGGTCAAGGGCTAA